The Faecalibacter sp. LW9 genome has a segment encoding these proteins:
- the aat gene encoding leucyl/phenylalanyl-tRNA--protein transferase: MYWLGKDLIFPDYSEVSDEGIIALGGDLSPERLIMAYKKGIFPWFNEDEPILWWFPHDRFVLFPENLYVSKSMKKVFRDKQFTFTENKAFRDVIMNCAQATRKDQDGTWITNDMIEAYCTLHEMGVAKSIEVWQDDELVGGFYGVDMGHIFCGESMFAKVSNASKAGFIQFVAKYHKKYELIDCQVYTDHLASLGAIEIPSDIFLNYLEPQGE, encoded by the coding sequence ATGTATTGGTTAGGTAAAGATTTAATATTTCCAGATTATTCAGAAGTTTCAGATGAAGGCATTATTGCTTTGGGTGGTGATTTATCACCTGAGCGATTAATAATGGCTTATAAAAAAGGAATTTTTCCTTGGTTTAATGAAGATGAACCTATTCTGTGGTGGTTTCCTCATGATCGTTTTGTGCTTTTTCCTGAAAATTTATATGTATCGAAATCGATGAAAAAAGTTTTCAGAGATAAACAATTTACATTTACTGAAAATAAAGCTTTTCGTGATGTCATTATGAATTGTGCCCAGGCCACTCGAAAGGATCAAGATGGAACATGGATTACCAATGATATGATCGAAGCATACTGTACATTACATGAAATGGGAGTGGCTAAGAGTATCGAAGTTTGGCAAGATGACGAATTGGTAGGCGGATTCTACGGCGTTGATATGGGACATATTTTTTGTGGAGAAAGTATGTTTGCGAAGGTGAGTAATGCTTCAAAAGCTGGTTTTATTCAATTTGTAGCAAAATATCACAAGAAATATGAGCTGATCGATTGTCAGGTGTATACGGATCATTTGGCATCTCTTGGTGCTATAGAAATTCCTTCGGATATCTTTTTAAATTATTTAGAACCGCAAGGAGAATAA
- a CDS encoding DUF3108 domain-containing protein yields the protein MKKLFILIIAFLFSFSIANAQNFKTGEFLKYRLHYTGLNAGFATLEVKDAKYDNKNHFRIVGKGRSSGAVRAFYKVEDLYESYIDKSTMKPSKFIRDIYEGGYTRNQIYYFDHARKQVKVDDLKHKKVSYESIPFDAQDLLSAFYSMRNVDHSKLKTGDYINENIFLGDETYKFRLKVLGREVKKTKFGKVNTIKIRPYVQSGRVFKESESVTMWVTDDQNLVPVHIKASLVVGSLNAELYEYKNLKYPVKFTK from the coding sequence ATGAAGAAACTATTTATTTTAATTATCGCTTTTTTATTTTCGTTTTCCATTGCCAATGCTCAGAATTTTAAAACGGGCGAATTTTTAAAATACAGACTACATTATACAGGACTTAATGCTGGATTTGCAACTTTAGAAGTGAAAGATGCGAAATATGATAACAAAAATCATTTTCGTATTGTTGGGAAAGGGAGATCTAGTGGGGCTGTACGTGCCTTTTATAAAGTTGAAGATTTATACGAATCTTACATTGATAAATCAACGATGAAACCTTCTAAATTTATACGAGATATTTATGAAGGGGGATATACACGTAATCAAATCTATTATTTTGATCATGCCCGTAAACAAGTAAAAGTCGACGATTTAAAACATAAGAAAGTCTCTTACGAATCTATTCCTTTTGATGCTCAAGATTTATTATCTGCTTTTTATAGCATGAGAAATGTTGATCACTCAAAATTAAAAACAGGAGACTATATCAACGAAAATATTTTTTTAGGGGATGAAACGTACAAATTTCGTCTAAAGGTCCTTGGTCGTGAGGTGAAAAAGACCAAATTTGGAAAAGTAAATACCATTAAAATTCGACCATATGTACAATCAGGTCGGGTATTTAAAGAGTCTGAATCCGTTACCATGTGGGTAACAGATGATCAAAATCTTGTTCCTGTTCACATCAAAGCCAGTTTAGTCGTTGGATCGTTGAATGCTGAATTGTATGAATATAAAAATTTAAAATATCCCGTAAAGTTTACAAAATAA
- a CDS encoding Mrp/NBP35 family ATP-binding protein, giving the protein MAYTRDQIYQVLEELGIRNWMRNAQVMGNDIILDIVSPSPAMHERKRLEVALKNAFKENLPEANLKLNITVEAEPKAQEIKGSELPGVKNIIAVASGKGGVGKSTVSSNLAISLSKMGFKVGLLDADIYGPSMPIMFDCEDGRPYSVEVNGKTKIKPVESYGIKLLSIGFFADTDQAIVWRGPMAAKALNQMIRDAHWGELDFLVIDLPPGTGDIHLSIVQQVPITGAVVVSTPQNIALADAKKGVGMFQMEAINVPVLGIVENMAYFTPAELPNNKYYIFGQNGAKNLADQIGVPFLGEIPIVQSIREAADVGRPAALQEDTVVSEVYMNIARNTVASLVERNNTLPPTEAVRITTMAGCSSNNNK; this is encoded by the coding sequence ATGGCTTATACAAGAGATCAAATCTATCAAGTCTTAGAAGAACTGGGAATTCGTAACTGGATGCGTAATGCACAAGTTATGGGTAACGATATTATTTTAGATATCGTATCTCCTTCTCCAGCAATGCATGAGAGAAAGCGCTTAGAAGTTGCTTTAAAAAATGCCTTCAAAGAAAATTTACCAGAAGCAAATTTAAAATTAAACATTACGGTAGAAGCTGAACCTAAAGCTCAAGAAATCAAAGGTTCTGAATTACCAGGTGTAAAAAATATTATTGCCGTAGCATCGGGAAAAGGAGGTGTAGGTAAATCTACTGTGTCATCTAACTTAGCCATCAGCTTATCTAAAATGGGCTTCAAAGTTGGTTTATTAGATGCTGACATCTATGGACCATCTATGCCAATTATGTTTGATTGTGAAGATGGACGTCCTTATTCTGTTGAGGTAAATGGGAAAACTAAAATTAAACCTGTAGAATCTTACGGAATTAAATTATTATCAATCGGATTCTTCGCTGATACTGACCAGGCGATTGTTTGGCGTGGACCAATGGCTGCTAAAGCATTAAATCAAATGATTCGTGATGCACATTGGGGAGAATTAGATTTCTTAGTAATCGATTTACCTCCAGGAACAGGTGATATTCACTTATCTATTGTTCAACAAGTTCCAATTACTGGTGCTGTAGTTGTATCAACTCCTCAAAATATTGCGTTAGCAGATGCGAAAAAAGGAGTGGGGATGTTCCAAATGGAAGCAATCAACGTCCCAGTATTAGGAATTGTAGAAAATATGGCTTATTTTACACCTGCTGAATTACCAAACAATAAATATTATATTTTTGGACAAAATGGTGCTAAAAACTTAGCGGATCAAATTGGGGTACCTTTCTTAGGTGAAATTCCAATCGTTCAATCAATTCGTGAAGCTGCTGATGTTGGACGTCCTGCAGCCTTACAAGAAGATACTGTTGTTTCAGAAGTTTATATGAATATTGCACGAAATACTGTTGCTAGTTTAGTAGAACGTAACAATACATTACCTCCAACAGAGGCTGTTCGTATTACAACGATGGCAGGATGTTCGTCTAATAATAACAAATAA
- a CDS encoding DinB family protein produces MEEHIIYLNKIRRQIIDELSQHTLEQLLYIPVGYKNNIFWNAAHVLATQQLIHYYLTENRMLVDLEFIKVYKKGTFGNNEATESDLEELIELLESTPMQLHKDYRAEKLSRYRKLQTFLGIELTNIEDAIIYNNIHEAMHLGYILSLKKNIPF; encoded by the coding sequence ATGGAAGAGCATATTATTTATCTGAACAAAATTCGAAGACAGATAATTGACGAGCTTTCTCAGCATACGTTAGAACAGTTGTTGTACATTCCGGTTGGTTATAAAAACAATATTTTTTGGAATGCTGCTCATGTTTTAGCAACACAACAATTAATTCATTATTATCTTACCGAAAATCGAATGTTGGTGGATTTGGAATTCATCAAAGTATACAAAAAAGGTACTTTTGGAAATAACGAGGCTACTGAAAGCGATCTGGAAGAATTGATTGAATTGTTGGAATCTACTCCAATGCAATTACACAAAGATTACAGAGCAGAAAAGTTATCGAGGTATCGAAAATTACAAACGTTTTTAGGGATTGAATTGACGAATATTGAAGATGCAATTATTTATAATAATATTCACGAAGCCATGCATCTTGGATATATTTTAAGTTTGAAGAAAAATATCCCTTTTTAA
- a CDS encoding nitroreductase encodes MNPTELLDLIQSRRSVFPPQYNQEEITKEELNQILEAANWAPSHKKTEPWRFVVLEGPAKDRFREYVKRIYVQGTPPEDLSDRKINALIEKCDKSNKIVLINFVDTYKNPEWEELAATAMAVQNMWLMASALKIGAYWSSPLNVIANVDEFTPMEEGEKCVGIFYMGKYDHELPSAVRQPIEDKVRVLAY; translated from the coding sequence ATGAATCCAACAGAATTATTAGATCTTATTCAATCAAGAAGATCAGTATTTCCTCCTCAATATAACCAAGAAGAAATTACAAAAGAAGAATTAAATCAAATTTTAGAAGCGGCCAATTGGGCGCCTTCGCATAAAAAAACAGAACCTTGGCGTTTTGTCGTTTTAGAAGGACCTGCTAAAGATCGTTTTCGCGAATATGTAAAACGTATCTATGTACAAGGTACTCCACCAGAAGATTTAAGTGATCGTAAAATTAACGCACTGATTGAAAAATGTGATAAATCAAACAAAATTGTGTTAATAAACTTTGTGGATACTTACAAAAATCCTGAATGGGAAGAATTAGCAGCTACGGCAATGGCTGTACAAAATATGTGGTTGATGGCCTCTGCTTTAAAAATTGGTGCATATTGGTCATCGCCTCTAAATGTTATTGCAAATGTAGATGAGTTTACGCCAATGGAAGAAGGTGAAAAATGTGTTGGTATTTTCTATATGGGAAAATATGACCATGAATTACCCTCTGCAGTTCGTCAACCGATTGAAGATAAAGTAAGAGTATTAGCATACTAA
- a CDS encoding aminodeoxychorismate synthase component I has translation MLTTHSIFEQMNELGAEKVPFFFMIDFLKEKGEVIPLEDLSSDIQFSMHEDQLNTPLIDFSFNKFPISAKEYQKQFKIVHDHLLFGNSYLTNLTCITPINTNLSLQQIYTHTQAKYKLNYKNQFVCFSPEIFVQIKDGKIASYPMKGTIDAAIDDARSKILSDEKEAAEHATIVDLIRNDLSLVANEVTVTKYRYIDELITHEKRLLQVSSEIVGQLPTNYHEQLGTIFDQLLPAGSICGAPKKKTVEIILEAENYNRNFYTGVFGVFDGKNVDSAVMIRFIERENEQLIFKSGGGITAKSDCESEYNEMIQKVYVPIY, from the coding sequence ATGTTAACAACGCATTCGATTTTTGAACAAATGAATGAATTGGGAGCTGAAAAAGTTCCCTTTTTTTTTATGATTGATTTTTTGAAGGAGAAAGGAGAAGTCATTCCACTGGAAGATTTATCATCGGATATTCAATTTTCGATGCATGAAGATCAATTAAATACACCTCTAATTGATTTTTCATTTAATAAATTTCCCATCTCTGCAAAAGAATATCAAAAACAATTTAAGATTGTACATGACCATCTCTTGTTTGGAAATTCGTATTTAACCAATTTAACCTGTATAACTCCTATAAATACAAATCTTAGTTTACAACAAATCTATACGCATACACAAGCGAAATACAAACTGAATTACAAAAACCAATTTGTTTGTTTTTCACCTGAGATATTTGTGCAAATCAAAGATGGCAAGATTGCATCTTATCCGATGAAAGGGACTATTGATGCGGCCATTGATGATGCACGATCTAAAATTTTAAGCGACGAAAAAGAAGCTGCTGAACATGCGACTATCGTTGATTTGATTCGAAATGATTTAAGTTTAGTTGCAAATGAAGTGACTGTAACGAAATATCGTTATATTGATGAATTAATTACCCATGAAAAGAGATTGTTGCAAGTGAGTTCGGAGATCGTAGGACAATTACCTACAAATTACCATGAGCAATTGGGAACCATTTTTGATCAATTATTACCCGCGGGTTCCATTTGTGGAGCACCAAAGAAAAAAACAGTTGAGATTATTCTTGAAGCTGAAAATTATAATCGTAATTTTTATACAGGTGTTTTTGGAGTTTTTGACGGAAAAAATGTCGATTCGGCTGTAATGATACGATTTATTGAACGCGAAAATGAACAATTGATTTTTAAAAGTGGAGGAGGAATCACAGCCAAAAGTGATTGCGAAAGTGAGTATAACGAAATGATCCAAAAAGTATATGTTCCAATTTATTGA
- a CDS encoding aminotransferase class IV, producing the protein MFQFIESICCLNRELRNLELHQARFERTRVEHFPDAPFMSLEEAIEIPDDLDHKKYKVRVIYGAEIESIEFIPYEIKPIETIKLYSIDPEITYFYKYTERWFFDLFIKETQCDDLVLVRANYITDATYSNLIFFNGIEWHTPTTCLLQGTMREKLIQEGKIMEKNIKTRDLDNYFSFKRINAMMNFDEAQTFDIQILLDSLHK; encoded by the coding sequence ATGTTCCAATTTATTGAAAGTATTTGTTGTCTTAATCGGGAATTAAGAAATTTAGAATTGCATCAAGCCCGCTTCGAGCGTACGCGTGTGGAGCATTTTCCTGATGCGCCATTTATGAGCTTAGAAGAAGCAATTGAAATTCCTGATGATTTAGATCATAAAAAATATAAAGTACGTGTGATTTATGGGGCTGAAATCGAGTCCATAGAATTTATTCCGTACGAAATTAAGCCCATTGAGACCATCAAATTGTATTCAATAGATCCTGAGATTACTTATTTCTACAAATACACGGAACGTTGGTTTTTTGATCTTTTTATCAAAGAAACTCAATGTGATGATTTGGTTTTGGTGCGTGCAAATTATATTACAGATGCAACCTATTCTAATTTAATATTCTTTAATGGAATAGAGTGGCATACCCCAACGACTTGTTTACTTCAAGGAACAATGCGAGAAAAATTAATCCAAGAAGGTAAAATCATGGAAAAAAATATAAAAACTCGTGATTTAGATAATTATTTTTCGTTTAAAAGAATCAATGCTATGATGAATTTTGACGAGGCTCAAACATTTGATATTCAGATTTTATTAGATTCTCTACATAAATAG
- a CDS encoding TonB-dependent receptor, translated as MKRNTLLLASLALLVGNIAFAQEIEVEENNALDEVVLVGNRSNNRTVVNSSVPVDIIQVEELIQQAPQLTLNDILNYVIPSFNSVRQSSSDGTEHIDPITLRGMGPDQVLVLINGKRRHTTSLVNYQNTVGNGSVGTDLGAIPISAIKNIEVLRDGAAAQYGSDAIAGVVNVVLKDAPGGDASLTYGQTSKGDGETYNFNGSYGAKLGRNGSIVFSAVVSERKKTTRTGDHNLDIYGDNFAYDFADHPDDARAADDALIAANGLTRKDFRFQIGDAQIRNQQFFVNAETELADRFELYTFGGVSLRQGEGYGFRRLPNEVPSESRTIFPNGFQPVLKSNVNDYSNSTGLRYKTLNQWNLDLSNTFGLNEFKYNVDNTVNYALGADSPTSFYAGKHSFLQNTVNLDIFKKINSNVNLAFGGEYRYEKYQIEAGEAGSYEGGGSQSFVGFSPENAVKGDRHSVAAYTDLGLTFGNFTADLAGRFENYSDFGNTINGKLALRYEYIKGYSVRGAVSTGFRAPSLQQKYFSNSYTDLYISDNGTQSLVTKGIIRNSSDLAQNRIGLDELKEEKSVNASLGLTFRPTSKLFITLDGYFIKVDDRIVLTSDITDPSLEAIGVSAARIFSNAVDTETRGLDLVVSYKTRLGQGNFNANLSANVNETKIVNYHFPSSLTVPFNQYFGDDQVNIIETLSPQVKGSLNLGYDIHRFNFLVRNTYFGKVIKDGYPWGSVQEHSGKVVTDVSIGYDLAKGVNLTIGANNIFDIYPDKQVYENSYYGVFKYAPVQMGVTGAYYFARLNFRF; from the coding sequence ATGAAAAGAAACACATTATTATTAGCTTCTCTGGCTTTGTTAGTAGGGAATATAGCTTTTGCCCAAGAAATAGAGGTTGAAGAAAACAATGCGTTAGATGAAGTTGTATTGGTTGGTAACCGATCAAATAATCGTACAGTCGTAAATTCTTCGGTTCCTGTGGATATTATTCAAGTGGAAGAATTAATTCAACAAGCTCCACAATTAACTTTAAATGATATTTTAAATTACGTTATTCCATCATTTAATTCTGTGCGTCAATCTTCTTCCGATGGTACAGAACATATTGATCCAATAACTTTACGAGGAATGGGACCAGACCAAGTTTTGGTGCTTATCAATGGAAAAAGACGTCATACAACATCACTTGTTAACTATCAAAATACAGTAGGAAATGGTTCTGTGGGTACAGATTTAGGAGCAATTCCGATTTCAGCAATTAAAAATATTGAAGTTTTACGTGACGGTGCTGCTGCTCAATATGGTTCGGATGCGATTGCAGGAGTTGTAAATGTTGTTCTTAAAGATGCTCCAGGAGGTGATGCTTCACTTACCTATGGACAAACATCCAAAGGTGATGGAGAGACATACAATTTTAATGGAAGTTACGGTGCCAAATTAGGAAGAAATGGATCAATTGTTTTTTCAGCCGTTGTATCAGAACGAAAAAAAACGACACGTACAGGTGATCATAATTTAGATATTTACGGGGATAATTTTGCCTATGATTTTGCAGATCATCCTGATGATGCACGTGCTGCAGATGATGCACTAATTGCAGCAAATGGATTAACACGTAAAGATTTTCGTTTTCAAATTGGTGACGCTCAGATTAGAAATCAACAATTTTTTGTGAATGCTGAGACAGAATTAGCCGATCGTTTTGAATTATATACTTTTGGTGGAGTATCCCTTCGTCAAGGAGAAGGCTATGGTTTCCGTCGTCTACCAAACGAAGTTCCATCTGAAAGTCGAACAATTTTTCCGAATGGTTTTCAACCTGTTTTAAAATCGAATGTCAATGATTATTCGAATTCAACAGGATTACGATACAAAACATTAAATCAATGGAATCTCGATTTATCTAATACATTTGGTTTGAATGAATTCAAATACAATGTAGATAATACTGTAAATTATGCTTTGGGTGCAGATTCACCAACTTCTTTTTACGCGGGTAAACATAGTTTTTTACAAAATACAGTGAATCTAGATATTTTCAAGAAAATCAATTCAAATGTTAATCTTGCATTTGGAGGAGAATATCGATACGAAAAATACCAAATAGAAGCAGGAGAAGCAGGATCTTATGAAGGTGGAGGTTCACAATCTTTTGTTGGGTTTTCTCCCGAAAATGCCGTGAAAGGTGATCGTCATTCAGTGGCAGCTTATACTGATTTAGGATTAACGTTCGGAAATTTTACAGCAGATTTAGCGGGACGTTTTGAGAATTACTCTGATTTTGGAAATACGATAAATGGAAAATTAGCTTTGCGCTACGAATACATCAAAGGATATTCGGTTCGTGGAGCGGTTTCAACAGGTTTTAGAGCTCCTTCATTACAACAAAAATACTTCAGTAATTCATATACCGACTTATACATCAGCGATAATGGCACACAAAGTTTAGTGACAAAAGGTATTATTCGAAATTCATCGGACTTAGCACAAAATAGGATTGGATTAGATGAATTAAAAGAGGAAAAATCGGTTAATGCAAGTTTAGGTTTAACATTTCGTCCAACCTCTAAGTTATTCATTACCTTAGATGGATACTTTATCAAAGTGGATGATCGAATTGTTTTAACTTCTGATATTACAGATCCATCCTTAGAAGCAATTGGTGTATCAGCTGCTCGTATTTTCTCGAATGCTGTAGATACGGAAACACGAGGATTAGATTTAGTGGTTTCTTATAAAACACGTTTAGGTCAAGGAAATTTTAACGCCAATCTATCAGCTAATGTCAACGAAACGAAAATTGTAAATTATCATTTTCCATCGAGCTTGACAGTTCCATTCAACCAATACTTTGGAGATGATCAAGTGAACATTATTGAAACTTTATCACCTCAAGTGAAAGGTTCCTTGAACTTGGGATATGATATTCATCGATTTAATTTCTTAGTTCGTAACACGTATTTCGGAAAAGTAATTAAGGATGGTTATCCATGGGGTAGTGTACAAGAACATAGTGGTAAAGTTGTAACTGATGTAAGTATAGGTTATGATCTTGCAAAAGGTGTAAACCTTACCATTGGAGCAAATAATATTTTTGATATTTATCCAGATAAACAGGTATACGAAAATTCCTATTATGGCGTGTTCAAATATGCACCTGTACAGATGGGAGTGACAGGAGCATATTATTTTGCGCGATTAAATTTTAGATTCTAA
- a CDS encoding APC family permease, with the protein MGKLKIGWKTATALVISNMIGTGVFTSLGYQIGDLNNTYAILLLWLIGGFLALIGAFIYSELASKFKESGGDYIYLSRTYHPALGYLSSWISLFVGFSAPISLAALAMIKYTNGFGLNLGKEHAIGIIFIVAIFQSFSLNLSSKFQNVFTIIKVIFILLLIGLGVFFAPSVSNNAILFDHSWRHEMVLPAFATSLVYVTFAYTGWNSASYIVGEIDRPKINLPRALFIGVIFVTITYVLLNFVFLKHATAESLAFQEDVANISFSNLLGTKGVKWVSLLIALQLVATISGYLWIGSRLTQAMAKENKLWNFMAKSNQNKVPVRAIWVHALISIGLIFTGDFEVIFTYTSFVLQILATLAVSTAFFIKPAELTIIKSKCFYILPTLFLLFSSYICYFVLMQKPKESLFGLGIILLGLILFFFDQRIKNNQA; encoded by the coding sequence ATGGGAAAATTGAAAATAGGATGGAAGACCGCCACTGCTTTAGTCATATCCAATATGATTGGAACAGGAGTTTTTACAAGTTTAGGTTATCAAATTGGTGATTTAAATAATACCTACGCTATCCTTCTGTTGTGGTTGATTGGAGGCTTTTTGGCTTTAATAGGAGCTTTTATCTATTCCGAATTAGCATCGAAGTTTAAAGAATCAGGCGGAGATTATATTTATCTTTCGCGAACCTATCATCCGGCATTAGGTTATTTATCCAGCTGGATTTCATTATTTGTTGGATTTTCAGCACCCATTTCATTAGCAGCTTTAGCAATGATAAAATATACCAATGGCTTTGGATTAAATTTAGGAAAAGAACATGCGATAGGAATAATTTTTATCGTTGCTATTTTTCAGTCGTTTAGTTTAAATCTGAGTAGTAAATTCCAAAATGTATTTACAATAATCAAAGTTATATTTATTCTTCTCTTGATTGGTTTAGGAGTTTTCTTTGCACCTTCAGTATCAAATAATGCTATTCTTTTCGATCATTCATGGCGTCATGAAATGGTATTACCAGCATTTGCAACGTCCTTAGTTTACGTTACGTTTGCGTATACGGGATGGAATTCGGCTTCGTATATTGTGGGTGAAATAGATCGACCTAAAATCAATTTACCCCGAGCACTTTTTATCGGAGTCATCTTTGTTACGATTACTTATGTTTTATTAAACTTTGTATTTTTAAAACATGCGACAGCTGAAAGTTTAGCCTTTCAAGAAGATGTTGCTAATATTTCATTTTCGAATCTTTTAGGAACAAAAGGCGTAAAGTGGGTCAGTTTATTAATTGCTTTACAACTTGTTGCTACCATTAGCGGGTACTTATGGATTGGTTCACGTTTAACCCAAGCGATGGCCAAAGAGAATAAGTTATGGAATTTTATGGCGAAATCAAATCAAAATAAAGTTCCAGTGCGCGCCATTTGGGTGCATGCCTTAATTAGTATTGGATTAATCTTTACAGGAGATTTTGAAGTGATTTTTACGTATACATCTTTTGTTTTACAGATTTTAGCCACATTAGCAGTTTCTACAGCTTTTTTTATTAAACCTGCTGAACTAACCATTATCAAATCTAAATGCTTTTATATTCTGCCCACTTTATTCTTATTATTTAGTAGTTACATTTGTTATTTTGTACTGATGCAAAAGCCCAAAGAAAGTTTATTTGGTTTAGGAATTATTCTGTTAGGATTGATTTTATTTTTCTTTGATCAACGAATAAAAAATAATCAAGCATAA